The region AGAGGCTTTTTACCTGATGTGGGTACTTATAATATTCTGCTGAGGAGTCTTTTGTCTGAAGGTAAATGGGAAGCTGGGGAGAGTTTGATATCTGATATGTTGGATAAAGGTTGTGAGCCGTGTGCTGTAACATACAGCACGATGATTAGTTTCCTTTGTCGTGATGGTAAAATTGACGAGGCCGAGAATGTGTTGAAGGGTATGAAGAAGAGAGGTTTGGCTCCTGATGTTTATTGTTATGATCCATTGATTTCTGCCTTTTGCAAAGAAGGAAAAGTAAATTTGGCTATAGAGTTTGTGGATGACATGATATCAGATGGTTGTTTGCCTGATATTGTTTGCTATCACTCGATCTTGGCTTCTCTGTGTAAGAAAGGACATGCTGACGAGGCATTGAACATCTTTGAGAAGCTCGGCGAAGTGGGTTGTTCTCCAAATGCAACTTCTTATAATACATTGTTTGGTGCATTGTGGAGTAGTGGCGATAAAATTAGAGCGTTGGGGATGATTTTGGAGATGTTAAGCAAAGACATTGATCCTACCGAGATCACGTATAATTCACTTATTTCTTGCTTGTGCAGAGATGGATTGGTGGATCAGGCAATTGAGTTGTTGGTTGACATGATGGAGAGTCGCAAGTTTCAGCCTAATGTTATTAGTTACAATGCTGTTATTCTTGGATTGTGCAAGGTGGAAAGAATCATAGATGCTATTGAGGTGCTTGCTGCTATGAATCTGAGAGGATGCTTACCAAATGAAAAAACCTACATATTGTTGATTCAAGGGATTGGTTATGGTGGCTGGCGATATGACGCGAGGGAGTTGGCTAACTCACTTGTTAATATGGATGCTATTTCGGAGGATTCATTCAAACGTTTCAACAAAGCGTTTCCTGTGTATGATGTGCACAAAGAGCTTGCAATATCAGAATGAACTAGTTTCCTGTGTTTGATGTGCACAAAGAGCTTGCAATATCAGAAATAACTAACTTCATGGGCATAAAATTGATTTATCCAGGTCTTCTCAATAAGATATTTTGTTCAATTCAATTAATGAGTGCCAACTTATTGCTTGCTCCCAATTTGTTTGATGTTTAAAGGTTTTTGAAGTTTACACAAATATCAAATGGATGGTTACTTCTGACAAACATGTTATTATGACTAGGAAAAACATGTTATCATAACTTTTTTATGAGGCAATGAGATATCATAACTTGAAAGCATTCGATTTAGAATATTAAATACATTAATGTATGTTTGGTTCTACTCTTAGATCAAAATTAATTCTAGATGCATTGATTTTCACATATTTAAATGTTTTTGTAGGCCTGTCTTGTTAATGAATGGGGAGAGAACTTGGGAGGAGATCAAGAGATTTTAATTAGAAATGTGTTTGGTTTATAAGGAGGAAGTGATCAATTTTATTAATAAGTTatgtttttattattataatattatataAGTTGTATGACATTCACACAAAAAATTGGTAATAAAACATGTATAAATAATAAAACACAAATTTTTTGATGTTGAATgattatattttttataatttataaCATAATGTTAATTTTTTTTGTATATTTGATTCAAATTAGAACTCTCTGGCAAATAATTTGTTGATAACAATTTTAATCATGATCAACCATCTAACAAAACAAATAcataaaataatttattattaaaaaattaaataaatggtTTAAAATTTTATATAAAAGAACATATAATAGAATGcataacaaaataaataaaaaagaacataaataaacataaattttttacaaaataaatatagaatgcataataaaatttaaaaaaaacacaaacataaataaacataaaaataaaaataaaaaatagtaattctaatttatattaaatataaaaatataaaaataatttgaatatGAAGAACAATATAATAATTTGATAGAAGTCGTCTATAAAAATCACACAAATGAAACTAATAATATGAagaatatttttttttatataataaaataaaattgatgatattttaattcaagtaATAAGCTTTTAAATATCAAAATTTATATTATTTTCTCTCCCCCCTTCAAATCCCCTCGATTCGAAAGGAAACAAAAATGTGTTTCGGAGGAACTTTATTCCCCTCCCATCTCTTTATCGCCACTTATAAAATTTGAATAAATATATTTAATTAGAAATATTTTCGGTTTTTTTACCCaaataacccagtttttcaaggaaattcccaaaatacccctggtttaaaaaaaaatcccaaaataccccacttttaggaggagtcttcaattgaattggcgactcctcttaaaacttgaatggaggcgccaattgtccaattggcgcctatgtgtaggttttaagaggagtctccaattcaattggcgtcTCCTTCATAAAAGtctcaaatgacaaaacctccaacgtgaaagttgtagatctttccaaaacaatgaatttggacataaattttgcatcatttagattttttatgagaaagttatgggcacttgaagttggactttttcacatttcaactgttatctgacctataatattttgtattatcacatgtgtttattttagaattatgaaattttgtccaacataacaattgaagtagacatctcaaactttccaatgcacttggtgccacctcaaaatcataaaaaatgaaggagttaggtccttgggaagttgacctaaaattagggttttagtcaaaacatgtgtatgtgaattttgccaaaatggaccaacttcaagcccttatgtttgaatgataaaagcctcaaatgacaaaaccttaaacataaaagttgtatatcttttcaatacaatgaacttggacttaaattttgcatcgtttggattttttatgagaaagttatgggcacttgaagttggactttttcacatttcaactgttatgtgacctataatgttttgtattatcacacgtgtttcttttagaattatgaaattttgtccaacataacaagtgaagtagacatctcaaaatttccaatgcacttggtcccaccttaaaagaataaaaaatgagtgagttaggtccttgggaagttgacccaaaattagggttttagtcaaaacatgtgtatgtgaattttgccaaaatggagtttacacaaagaaacctaaagtttggagtttacacaaagataaatttgatataatacgactTCATATTAATAAAttttggagtttacacaaagaaacctaatggtgatgaccgggatcacctaaccgacctccggtcccacatcccctagctaccctaacccttggccctaacctATGTTGACGATTCTGCAgcggtgtttgttcatctgaggggccaggagcgtcactaccaactacaggagaaggtccgttgaggtattcagacaacttagcatagtcttcagtatgcaatgatggtgtaccgtaccggcgacgaacaccaaacatgatagccaaatgattatatgagcTATGGAACAATTGGTCACATAACTCATCTATTTATAAGAtaaaaaaggcattttatgaggagtctccaattgaattggcgactcctcttaaaacctacacatacgcgctaattggattggctagagcacctgccctagccaatccaattggcgcctccattcaagttttaagaagagtcgccatatgaacaactttcatgttcatcaaaaatccatttgaaacttggaagatcatcattcatttcaaaacattataggtcattttgactgaaaccctaattttaggtcaacttcccaaggacctaactccttcattttttatgattttgatgtgggaccaagtgaattggaaagtttgagatgtctacttcaattgttatgttggacaaaatttcataattctaaaagaaacacatgtgataatacaaaacattataggtcagataatagttgaaatgtgaaaaagtccaacttcaagtgcccataactttctcataaaaaatccaaatgatgcaaaatttatgtccaaattcatatttttaaaaagatatacaactttcatattggaggttttgtcatttgaggattttatgagggagtcgccaattgaattggcgactcttcttaaaacctacacataggcgccaattggattggctagggcacctgccctagccaatccaattggcgcctccattcaagttttaagaggagtcgccaattcaattggagactcctcctaaaagtggggtattttgggattttttttgaaaccaaaggtattttgggaatttccttgaaaaactgggttatttttgtaaaaaagccaatattttcttctttctcttttctctCCTCCATTTATCCCAAACCAAATACATTTTTAATTGAACTAGACGAATATTTACTTTAGCCAATAATAACAACATACAATTGTAATTATTTATAAAGATAAATTGATATGTATGATAAAAAAAAGATATATGTGAAAGAAATAATTGATAATGCAAAATgttataaaaaaatataattgataataaaaaatattataaaaaaattacCAAAACATATATTGAAAAAGAAAGATAAATCACTACCATGATACACATTATTTGATAAAATTATACGACCATCAAATATTTGAAGATAAAGATGttcttttttttattaaagaCTGTAAATCTATTTATCGGGCTGCATCCCTTAAGAGTAACGAGCCTTTACATAATGTGGAATCTCTTTGattcaaattttattttatgGATTATGTGACTCTTTGGATAACTCATATGTTAGGGTATTGTTGTTTCTGCTAGCGTATGATATCCTCACTTGTCTAAACTTAGTTGACTCTCTCTTTCTGCTTTCGCAAGCTCTACCTTTCAATGTTCTATCTTCCTTATCTCTATTCACGTTTTCTCCAAAGTTTTGTTATCGGTCTAGAAATGCATGCTTctgaaacaataatcatgcaCCACTTATATAGATCTTCGTAACATAACGACTTCAGAGAGATTAAGATCTTTGTTTCCCTTCATGTTTTCTATTCCACCTGTTACTATTACTCATGGTTCGTTCCTATAAATGTAACTAAAACCCAATTCTTCTTTCACCTTGAGACTAACATCAGAGTTACATTCAATCCATCATTTCTCAAGCAGATTCCATCTTTGAGCTATATCTTCTTCGGGTTTGTCTGCATTTTTGTAGGTTTTAAAATTTTGATttatggttgtatctctcttgTTTGAAATGATTGTGTGCTTTGGGTTGATGTTTTACATGTTGTTCCTTAGATTCTCGTTCGATTGAGTATTTCCTTTGTTATTGGTTGAGATTTCACCCACTTCAAAATTGTTGTGTTTAAATATTTGCTAAAAATTAATTTCCTTTCTGGTAAGCTCTTCTTCCGTGGCAATTTCGTCATTCCTCTCCTTCTACTTTCTTTTTAGTGTTCAACATAGAACAATCACAACCAAAAtgatggaaataagaaatggtGGGTTTTTTGTTattccacaattcataaggatTCTTACCTAGAATAAGTCTAATAGAAATCATGTTATGAATATAACAAGCTGTGTTAACTGCATCTGCCCATAAATGCTTAGTCATATAAttttcttggatcatggtgcggGTCATTTCTTGTAAAttcctattcttcctttctacgaACCCATTTTGATGTGGAGTTCTATGACATGAGAAATCACGGGAAATGCCATTTTCATCAAATAGATTTCAAAATTCTTATTTTCAAATTCGTCACCATTATCACTTCTGGCTCTGACTACTTTGCAACCCATATTTGTTTGCACTAGAGAGAAAAAGGTAGAGAACACAAAATatgactcatccttgtgtttcaagaactttatCCATGTCCAACGATTGTAGTTATCAATtatgaccaatccatacttctcACCACTGATAGAGGAAGTTTTTATTgatccaaacaagtcaatgtgcAGAAGCTCtaacggtctagaggtagaaataataatttttgctttgaaagaagttttagaaaacttgcctttctgacatgcttcacaaagagcatctgaaggGAACT is a window of Lathyrus oleraceus cultivar Zhongwan6 chromosome 6, CAAS_Psat_ZW6_1.0, whole genome shotgun sequence DNA encoding:
- the LOC127098384 gene encoding pentatricopeptide repeat-containing protein At3g04760, chloroplastic → MNLQLQLQQQPTTPSSLSMTTFSTEFLSHTLNFRSHPNRTSCHSNPNTIVTSSTPLPNEGNTNKRRVRINQEQIRVNETRPKLDQNYDFRDTNLIKALNRSCRSANYDEALSFLKHMVNRGYKPNVILCTKLIKGFFNSKKIEKAIQVMQILEKHGEPDVLAYNAVINGLYKANRIDAANKVLDRMKKRGFLPDVGTYNILLRSLLSEGKWEAGESLISDMLDKGCEPCAVTYSTMISFLCRDGKIDEAENVLKGMKKRGLAPDVYCYDPLISAFCKEGKVNLAIEFVDDMISDGCLPDIVCYHSILASLCKKGHADEALNIFEKLGEVGCSPNATSYNTLFGALWSSGDKIRALGMILEMLSKDIDPTEITYNSLISCLCRDGLVDQAIELLVDMMESRKFQPNVISYNAVILGLCKVERIIDAIEVLAAMNLRGCLPNEKTYILLIQGIGYGGWRYDARELANSLVNMDAISEDSFKRFNKAFPVYDVHKELAISE